The following proteins are co-located in the Bradyrhizobium sp. AZCC 2176 genome:
- a CDS encoding TRAP transporter substrate-binding protein: MTKPSKDKTSTRRRFLKVAAAGAAAAVAAPTVVSAQGPISMRWQSTWPSKDIFHEYALDYAKKVNDMTGGELKIEVLPAGAVVPAFGLLDAVSKGVLDGGHGVLVYHYGKQTALALWGSGPGFAMDANMLLAWHKYGGGKELLAKLYESIGANVVSFPYGPMPTQPFGWFKKPVAKVEDVKGLKFRTVGISIDVYSGMGAAVNALPGGEIVAAMDRGLLDAAEFNNATSDRVLGFPDVSKVCMLQSFHQNAEQFEIMFNKDKYNALPDKMKAIIANAVDAASADMSWKAIDRYSKDYVELQTKDNVKFYKTPDAILKRQLEIYDDVAKKKSAENPLFKEIVQSQIEFAKRATQWEQDTVVNRRMAYDHYFGPNAAAKKI; encoded by the coding sequence ATGACCAAGCCAAGCAAGGACAAGACTTCGACGCGCCGCCGCTTCCTGAAGGTGGCCGCAGCGGGGGCTGCCGCGGCAGTTGCCGCGCCGACCGTCGTCAGCGCCCAGGGGCCGATCAGCATGCGCTGGCAGAGCACCTGGCCGTCAAAGGACATTTTCCACGAATACGCCCTCGACTACGCCAAGAAGGTCAACGACATGACCGGCGGCGAATTGAAGATCGAAGTGCTGCCGGCAGGCGCCGTGGTGCCCGCCTTTGGCTTGCTCGATGCGGTATCCAAGGGCGTGCTGGACGGCGGCCATGGCGTGCTGGTCTATCACTACGGCAAGCAGACCGCGCTCGCTTTGTGGGGATCGGGTCCGGGCTTTGCCATGGACGCCAACATGCTGCTGGCCTGGCACAAATACGGCGGCGGCAAGGAGCTGCTCGCCAAACTCTATGAATCGATCGGCGCCAATGTCGTTTCGTTCCCCTACGGACCGATGCCGACCCAGCCGTTCGGCTGGTTCAAGAAGCCGGTCGCGAAGGTCGAGGACGTCAAGGGCCTGAAATTCCGCACCGTCGGCATCTCCATTGACGTGTATTCGGGGATGGGCGCCGCCGTGAACGCGCTGCCCGGCGGCGAAATCGTCGCTGCAATGGATCGCGGCCTGCTGGACGCGGCCGAGTTCAACAACGCCACCTCCGACCGCGTGCTCGGCTTCCCCGACGTCTCCAAGGTCTGCATGCTGCAGAGCTTCCACCAGAACGCCGAGCAGTTCGAGATCATGTTCAACAAGGACAAGTACAACGCGTTGCCGGACAAAATGAAGGCGATCATCGCCAACGCGGTGGATGCGGCTTCGGCGGACATGTCCTGGAAGGCGATCGACCGCTACTCCAAGGACTATGTCGAGCTGCAGACCAAGGACAACGTCAAGTTCTACAAGACGCCGGATGCGATCCTGAAGCGTCAGCTCGAGATCTATGACGACGTGGCGAAGAAGAAGTCGGCGGAGAATCCGCTGTTCAAGGAGATCGTGCAGTCGCAGATCGAATTCGCCAAGCGCGCGACGCAGTGGGAGCAGGACACGGTGGTGAACCGCCGCATGGCCTACGATCACTATTTCGGACCGAACGCCGCGGCGAAGAAGATCTAA
- a CDS encoding polysaccharide deacetylase family protein — MRNALGLMLASVVTAVVITGVWFWTSSPRADAAPPQTVAARKAEPLPAPAAAKLALKDDVEITASLTKPAPAPAPAPAPQPLRSSACANPDALGVSRTVVIDTTGGPGFGFLQYKQFDFLTEKEVVLTFDDGPWPTTPAVLKALSDECTKGLFFPVGKHTTYHPEILRQVAAAGHTIGSHTWSHTHLDGKKLTEQQVREEIEKGFSAVKMALGAAPAPFFRFPGLAHTQAALGYLASRNISMFSVDVDSNDFKSSGPDQVIQNVMTKLDKQGKGVILMHDLQKHTAIALPTLLRRLKAGGYKVVQMKAKEQLETLPEYDAMLVKDQKVPAVASRPISSVVQTVTQ, encoded by the coding sequence ATGCGTAATGCGTTGGGCCTGATGCTGGCCAGTGTAGTGACGGCGGTTGTGATCACCGGCGTTTGGTTCTGGACCTCCTCCCCGCGCGCCGACGCGGCCCCACCTCAAACCGTGGCTGCCCGCAAGGCCGAGCCGTTACCGGCACCCGCCGCAGCCAAGCTCGCGCTGAAGGACGACGTCGAGATCACGGCTTCTCTCACGAAGCCCGCCCCAGCGCCTGCGCCCGCTCCCGCGCCGCAGCCGCTGCGATCATCGGCCTGCGCCAATCCCGACGCACTTGGCGTCAGCCGCACGGTCGTGATCGACACCACCGGTGGCCCGGGCTTCGGGTTCCTGCAGTACAAGCAGTTCGACTTCCTGACCGAGAAAGAGGTCGTGCTGACGTTCGACGACGGTCCGTGGCCGACCACCCCCGCGGTGCTCAAGGCGCTTTCGGATGAATGCACCAAGGGGCTGTTCTTCCCGGTCGGCAAGCACACCACCTATCATCCGGAAATTCTCCGCCAGGTCGCCGCTGCCGGTCACACCATCGGCTCGCACACCTGGTCGCACACCCATCTCGACGGCAAGAAGCTGACCGAGCAGCAGGTCAGGGAGGAGATCGAGAAGGGTTTCAGTGCCGTGAAGATGGCGCTGGGTGCGGCGCCTGCGCCGTTCTTCCGCTTCCCGGGCCTTGCGCACACGCAGGCCGCCCTCGGCTATCTCGCCTCACGCAACATTTCGATGTTTTCAGTTGATGTCGATTCCAACGACTTCAAATCGTCGGGTCCGGATCAAGTGATCCAGAACGTCATGACCAAGCTCGACAAGCAGGGCAAGGGCGTCATCCTGATGCATGATCTGCAGAAGCACACCGCGATTGCCTTGCCGACGCTGCTGCGCCGCCTGAAGGCCGGCGGCTACAAGGTCGTGCAGATGAAGGCCAAGGAGCAGCTCGAAACCTTGCCGGAATATGACGCGATGCTGGTGAAGGACCAGAAGGTGCCGGCGGTTGCCAGCCGCCCGATCAGCAGCGTGGTGCAGACGGTTACGCAGTAA
- a CDS encoding TRAP transporter small permease subunit, giving the protein MSVQNLLHTIDGISTWVGKATAWLMILLMSMVCIEVFKRYAVNMPTAWIFDAENMLYGSLFMLAGAYTLAQNAHVRGDFLYSSMRPRTQAALDLVLYFVFFIPGIAALIYAGYFYAADSWHINEHSNVTAEGPPVYHFKTVIPIAGALIMLQGIGEIIRCIVCLKTGEWPSRLADVAETDVIEEQLAHSEFVDEESRKLAIEGAQRIDEMARQRGMGGDLNT; this is encoded by the coding sequence ATGAGCGTACAGAATTTACTGCACACGATCGACGGCATCTCGACCTGGGTCGGCAAGGCGACCGCCTGGCTGATGATCCTCCTGATGAGCATGGTCTGCATCGAGGTGTTCAAGCGCTATGCCGTGAACATGCCGACGGCATGGATCTTCGACGCCGAGAACATGCTGTACGGGTCGCTGTTCATGCTGGCCGGCGCCTATACGCTGGCGCAGAACGCCCATGTTCGCGGCGACTTCCTGTATTCCTCGATGCGGCCGCGCACGCAGGCTGCCCTCGACCTCGTCCTTTACTTCGTCTTTTTCATTCCGGGCATCGCCGCGCTGATCTATGCCGGCTATTTCTACGCCGCGGATTCCTGGCACATCAACGAGCATTCGAACGTCACGGCGGAAGGCCCGCCGGTCTATCACTTCAAGACCGTCATCCCGATCGCGGGCGCGCTGATCATGCTGCAGGGGATCGGCGAGATCATCCGCTGCATCGTGTGCCTGAAGACCGGCGAATGGCCGAGCCGGCTTGCCGACGTCGCCGAGACCGACGTCATCGAGGAGCAACTCGCGCACAGCGAATTCGTGGACGAGGAATCGCGCAAGCTCGCCATCGAGGGGGCGCAGCGCATCGATGAAATGGCGCGGCAGCGCGGCATGGGCGGGGACCTGAACACATGA
- a CDS encoding uroporphyrinogen-III synthase — MAVLVTRPHPDDETTAKALRARGFDVLRAPMLRFEPVPFQNDADATYGAVIVTSANALRAIASHLADSRLLKLPLFAVGENTAVAARDAGFGEVITSKGDAGALRDLVLARAKSKQLKKASPLLYLAGADLARDLAGELGEKGFTVVTRTTYRMVPAPSLPRDVCDAFVAHQVEAVLHYSRRSARAFLEAARAGGVEISALALPQCCISAAVAAVLRDAGATQVTAAASPDENALFEALGRALQARLRSNL; from the coding sequence ATGGCCGTTCTCGTCACGCGCCCGCATCCGGATGATGAGACGACGGCCAAGGCGCTTCGTGCGCGGGGGTTCGACGTCCTGCGCGCGCCGATGCTGCGGTTCGAGCCGGTGCCGTTCCAGAACGATGCGGACGCGACTTATGGCGCCGTCATCGTCACCAGCGCCAACGCACTGCGCGCCATCGCGTCCCATCTTGCCGACAGCCGGCTCCTCAAACTGCCGCTGTTCGCGGTCGGAGAAAATACCGCGGTCGCGGCGCGCGACGCCGGGTTTGGCGAGGTGATCACGTCAAAGGGCGACGCCGGCGCACTGCGCGATCTGGTGCTGGCGCGTGCGAAGTCGAAGCAATTGAAGAAAGCCAGTCCGCTATTGTACCTCGCAGGCGCCGATCTCGCGCGCGATCTCGCCGGCGAACTCGGCGAAAAGGGCTTTACGGTTGTGACGCGCACCACCTACCGGATGGTGCCCGCGCCCAGCCTGCCAAGGGACGTATGTGACGCCTTTGTGGCGCATCAGGTCGAGGCAGTGCTGCATTATTCACGGCGCAGCGCGCGGGCATTTCTGGAGGCGGCGCGGGCCGGGGGCGTCGAAATATCAGCATTGGCGCTGCCGCAATGCTGCATTTCGGCGGCCGTCGCCGCGGTCTTGCGGGATGCCGGCGCGACCCAGGTCACGGCGGCAGCTTCGCCGGACGAAAATGCCCTGTTCGAGGCACTGGGCAGGGCGCTGCAAGCGCGGTTGCGCTCTAATCTTTAA
- a CDS encoding COG4223 family protein, whose translation MVDDRPEDTAPLPDSGRPKREPPTIDLEATEVSSETKSSGEAMPEPVAEPAPEATKVSADETPVEEPPVAEPPSRPVSPWIVAPVSGAVAAALVIGVGWMLGWPAIQPASPPPAPQLGAAIDSLTARVAGLEPKVGKPVPDPAAAARTEALEKTVAALRAELAATRAQGEKLASAINDVKSVPRGDGTASPDLSGIDERIAKIESLMRAQGTEIAQQGSKLADAKPADDVALRRLVAGALLDVLVRIGDPYPAALAATKALAPNPNVLKPLDQFAEKGVPNAGKLSTELLALVPKLLPAAQQNNATTGTGIVERLQAGAAKLVKIERTDTAGNDRGAVVARITAAALRNDFNEARRELKTLEPADRAAAQSWLERADARDAALAASRQFAADAMAALAKPAQ comes from the coding sequence ATGGTCGATGACAGGCCCGAAGACACTGCACCGCTGCCCGATTCGGGCCGGCCGAAGCGTGAGCCGCCGACCATCGATCTCGAGGCGACCGAAGTGTCGAGCGAGACGAAGAGTTCTGGCGAGGCGATGCCCGAGCCCGTGGCCGAGCCCGCGCCCGAGGCCACCAAAGTTTCAGCAGACGAGACTCCAGTTGAGGAACCTCCGGTTGCGGAGCCACCCTCCCGGCCTGTCTCGCCCTGGATCGTCGCGCCGGTCTCCGGTGCGGTCGCCGCCGCGCTGGTGATTGGCGTCGGCTGGATGCTGGGCTGGCCCGCGATTCAGCCCGCCTCCCCGCCGCCCGCCCCGCAGCTCGGTGCCGCCATCGACAGTCTCACCGCCCGTGTCGCCGGACTAGAGCCAAAGGTCGGCAAGCCGGTGCCCGATCCCGCGGCTGCCGCGCGCACCGAGGCCCTGGAAAAAACAGTTGCGGCGTTGCGCGCTGAACTCGCGGCAACGCGGGCGCAGGGCGAGAAGCTGGCGTCCGCCATCAACGATGTGAAATCGGTCCCGCGTGGCGACGGCACGGCGTCGCCGGATCTTTCCGGGATCGATGAGCGCATCGCGAAGATCGAGAGCCTGATGCGGGCGCAGGGCACCGAGATCGCGCAGCAAGGCAGCAAGCTTGCCGACGCCAAACCTGCCGACGACGTAGCGCTGCGCCGCCTGGTGGCGGGAGCGCTGCTCGATGTTCTGGTCCGGATCGGCGATCCCTATCCGGCGGCGCTCGCCGCGACCAAAGCGCTGGCGCCCAATCCGAATGTCTTGAAGCCGCTCGATCAATTTGCAGAGAAGGGCGTGCCGAACGCCGGCAAGCTGAGCACGGAACTGTTGGCATTGGTGCCAAAGCTGTTGCCGGCCGCGCAACAGAACAATGCCACGACCGGCACGGGCATTGTCGAGCGTCTGCAGGCGGGCGCTGCCAAGCTGGTCAAGATCGAACGCACCGATACCGCCGGCAATGATCGTGGCGCCGTGGTGGCGCGGATCACGGCGGCCGCGCTGCGAAATGATTTCAACGAGGCGCGGCGGGAATTGAAGACGCTTGAGCCGGCCGATCGCGCCGCGGCGCAATCCTGGCTTGAACGGGCCGACGCGCGCGACGCCGCGCTGGCCGCATCCCGTCAATTTGCGGCCGACGCCATGGCGGCGCTCGCCAAACCGGCGCAATAA
- a CDS encoding heme biosynthesis protein HemY: MIRIILFLLLIALGAAGAAWIAEQAGDVVLSWGGYRVQTTLPVFVLALGIVVVAAMMVWAILRGLWRTPARMRRSRRERRQARGRHAITQGLLAIGHGDSTAARIHAEAARKHAAHDPLALLLHAQSAQLDGNREGAQRAFRAMAEREDTRLLGLRGLFIEAQRADDPVAAVMVAEEALKLSPSSSWASHAVLGFCCAKGDWAGALKILDNNQSAGLIDKATYRRQRGVLLTARALELEKVDRDLARESVMEAVKLAPTLVPAAVLASKFEGEAHQVRRSMRLVETAWLAQPHPDLADAYAHVKLGDSARQRLVRVETLAAKVPGHIEGALAIARAAIDASEFTKAREALAPFISAPTQRVALLMAEIERTEHGDSGRARAWTLRAVRALHDPAWTADGYVSDRWRPVSPVTGRLDAFQWQTPVAALPSDKAGAIEASPFEEAMLATPRRVVVLEPPRDVTESVAESAAPVTPALPAEQDNAPPPAAAAEAASTAPTRPEPVPAPTPAPPKPAEAAPSRPAPLFRSRQDIPKAIPTPIPAVIPLVRAPDDPGIDEDGPADEFAEQIGPPKAQAGGWRGFLSRWGGN, from the coding sequence ATGATCCGGATCATTCTGTTTCTGTTGTTGATCGCGCTGGGAGCGGCCGGCGCGGCCTGGATTGCCGAGCAGGCCGGCGATGTTGTGCTGTCATGGGGCGGCTATCGCGTTCAGACCACGCTGCCGGTCTTCGTGCTGGCGCTGGGCATCGTCGTCGTTGCGGCGATGATGGTTTGGGCGATCCTGCGCGGCCTGTGGCGCACACCGGCGCGCATGCGGCGCAGCCGGCGCGAACGGCGTCAGGCCCGCGGCCGGCATGCGATCACGCAAGGACTGCTCGCGATCGGCCATGGCGATTCCACGGCGGCCCGAATTCATGCTGAGGCAGCGCGCAAACATGCCGCGCACGATCCGCTGGCGTTGCTGCTGCATGCGCAGTCGGCGCAGCTCGATGGCAATCGCGAAGGCGCGCAGCGCGCCTTCCGCGCCATGGCCGAACGCGAGGACACGCGGCTATTGGGCTTGCGCGGCCTGTTCATCGAGGCGCAGCGCGCCGACGATCCGGTCGCGGCCGTGATGGTCGCCGAGGAAGCGCTGAAATTGTCGCCGTCCTCGTCATGGGCGTCGCATGCGGTGCTCGGCTTCTGCTGCGCCAAGGGCGACTGGGCCGGCGCGCTAAAGATCCTCGACAACAATCAATCGGCCGGACTGATCGACAAGGCGACCTATCGCCGGCAGCGCGGCGTGCTGTTGACGGCGCGCGCGCTGGAACTCGAAAAGGTCGATCGCGACCTGGCGCGCGAGAGCGTGATGGAAGCGGTCAAGCTGGCGCCGACGCTGGTGCCCGCCGCGGTGCTGGCGAGCAAGTTCGAAGGCGAGGCGCATCAGGTGCGGCGTTCCATGCGCCTCGTCGAGACGGCATGGCTGGCGCAGCCGCATCCCGATCTGGCGGATGCCTACGCGCATGTGAAGCTCGGCGATTCCGCACGCCAGCGGCTGGTTCGCGTCGAGACGCTCGCCGCGAAGGTGCCGGGTCACATCGAGGGCGCGCTGGCGATTGCGCGCGCCGCGATCGACGCGTCCGAGTTTACCAAAGCGCGCGAGGCGCTGGCGCCGTTCATTTCAGCGCCGACACAGCGCGTCGCGCTCTTGATGGCGGAGATCGAGCGCACCGAACATGGCGATAGCGGCCGGGCGCGGGCGTGGACCTTGCGCGCCGTGCGCGCACTGCACGATCCGGCCTGGACCGCGGACGGCTATGTCAGTGATCGCTGGCGGCCGGTTTCCCCAGTCACTGGGCGGCTGGATGCCTTCCAGTGGCAGACGCCGGTCGCGGCACTGCCGTCCGACAAGGCTGGCGCGATCGAGGCCTCGCCGTTCGAGGAAGCCATGCTGGCGACGCCGCGCCGCGTCGTCGTGCTCGAGCCGCCAAGGGACGTAACCGAATCGGTTGCCGAGTCCGCCGCCCCTGTCACACCGGCGCTGCCCGCCGAGCAGGACAACGCGCCGCCGCCGGCTGCTGCGGCTGAGGCGGCCTCAACCGCGCCGACCCGCCCCGAGCCGGTCCCCGCGCCGACGCCGGCCCCGCCCAAGCCGGCCGAAGCGGCGCCAAGCCGACCGGCCCCGTTGTTCCGCTCGCGGCAGGATATTCCAAAGGCCATTCCGACCCCGATTCCGGCCGTGATCCCCCTCGTCCGGGCGCCGGACGACCCCGGCATCGACGAGGACGGCCCAGCGGACGAATTCGCGGAACAAATCGGCCCGCCCAAGGCCCAGGCCGGCGGCTGGCGCGGATTTTTGTCACGCTGGGGCGGCAACTAG
- a CDS encoding MFS transporter gives MTDQPKRLGFATDGIAAPLRHAVFRRIWLASLVSNLGILIQGVGAAWAMTQMTSSADKVALVQTALMLPVMLISMPAGAIADMHDRRVVAMISLGIALVGATTLTVLAWLGLVTPNILLALCFVVGSGMALFGPAWQASVSEQVPAETLPAAVALNGISYNIARSFGPAIGGIVVATSGAVAAFAVNAVLYLPLIVVLFLWNRASEPSRLPRERLNRAMVSGVRYITNSPSIKIVLTRTLVTGIIGGSVSALMPLVARDLLHGGAQTYGIMLGAFGMGAVFGALNIGEVRRRMSGEAAVRACAISMAGAIAAVALSTSAVLTAIALVLAGAVWMLAVALFNIGVQLSAPRWVAGRSLAAFQASIAGGIAVGSWGWGHLTDLAGVEIALLVSAGLMLISPLLGIWLRMPRVGARNEDATELLADPEVQLSLTGRSGPLVVEIEYRVAQDNARAFHNVMQEVQLSRQRNGAYGWSIARDIGDPELWTERYHCPTWLDYLRQRNRATQSERALHQRAIGFHLGPEPIRVRRMLERPFGSVRWKEDTPDRAANEVLPVVATAAGSST, from the coding sequence ATGACCGACCAGCCGAAACGCCTGGGTTTTGCGACTGACGGCATCGCTGCGCCGCTGCGGCACGCCGTGTTCCGGCGCATCTGGCTCGCCAGCCTCGTCTCCAATCTGGGGATCTTGATCCAGGGCGTCGGAGCTGCCTGGGCGATGACGCAGATGACGTCGTCCGCCGACAAGGTTGCGCTGGTGCAGACCGCGCTGATGCTGCCGGTCATGCTGATTTCGATGCCGGCCGGCGCCATCGCAGACATGCATGACCGCCGCGTCGTCGCAATGATCTCGCTCGGTATCGCGCTGGTCGGCGCAACCACGCTCACGGTGCTGGCGTGGCTCGGCCTCGTGACGCCGAACATCCTGCTGGCGCTGTGCTTCGTCGTCGGCAGCGGCATGGCGCTGTTCGGGCCGGCCTGGCAGGCCTCGGTGAGCGAGCAGGTGCCGGCGGAAACGCTGCCGGCGGCGGTCGCGCTCAATGGCATCAGCTACAACATCGCGCGCAGCTTCGGCCCGGCGATCGGCGGTATCGTGGTCGCCACATCAGGCGCGGTGGCCGCGTTTGCCGTCAACGCAGTGCTGTATCTGCCGCTGATAGTGGTGCTGTTCTTGTGGAACCGCGCCAGCGAGCCGTCGCGCCTGCCGCGCGAACGGCTCAACCGCGCCATGGTTTCGGGCGTGCGCTACATCACCAATTCGCCGTCGATCAAGATCGTGCTGACGCGCACGCTGGTCACCGGCATCATCGGCGGCTCGGTCTCGGCGCTGATGCCGCTGGTCGCCCGCGATCTCCTGCATGGCGGCGCACAAACCTACGGCATCATGCTCGGGGCCTTCGGCATGGGCGCGGTGTTCGGCGCGCTGAATATCGGCGAAGTGCGCCGGCGCATGAGCGGCGAGGCCGCGGTGCGCGCCTGCGCGATCTCGATGGCCGGCGCGATCGCCGCCGTCGCCCTGAGCACGAGCGCCGTCCTGACGGCGATTGCCCTGGTGCTTGCGGGAGCGGTGTGGATGCTGGCGGTCGCCCTGTTCAACATCGGCGTGCAGCTTTCGGCGCCGCGCTGGGTCGCTGGGCGCTCGCTGGCGGCTTTCCAGGCCTCGATCGCCGGCGGCATTGCGGTGGGAAGCTGGGGCTGGGGGCACCTCACCGACCTCGCCGGCGTGGAGATCGCGCTGCTGGTTTCGGCCGGTCTGATGTTGATTTCGCCCTTGCTCGGAATCTGGCTGCGCATGCCGCGGGTCGGCGCGCGCAACGAGGATGCCACCGAGCTCCTTGCCGATCCCGAGGTCCAGCTTTCACTGACGGGGCGCAGCGGACCGCTGGTGGTCGAGATCGAGTATCGCGTCGCGCAGGACAATGCGCGCGCATTCCACAATGTGATGCAGGAAGTGCAGCTCAGCCGGCAGCGCAACGGCGCCTATGGCTGGTCGATCGCACGCGACATCGGCGATCCGGAGCTATGGACCGAGCGCTACCACTGCCCGACCTGGCTCGATTATCTGCGCCAGCGCAACCGCGCGACGCAGTCCGAGCGCGCCCTGCACCAGCGCGCGATCGGCTTTCATCTCGGCCCGGAGCCGATCCGCGTTCGCCGCATGCTGGAGCGGCCGTTCGGTTCGGTCCGCTGGAAGGAAGATACCCCCGACCGCGCCGCCAACGAGGTGTTGCCGGTGGTCGCGACGGCGGCGGGCAGCAGCACCTGA
- a CDS encoding TRAP transporter large permease yields MSDPALGLLMLTLIVVVIMMGFATAFTLMGLGMFFGFIAFYDPSQNWTHNRVFELMVQRTYGAMTNDVLISIPLFVLMGYVMERGALVDKMFYSIQLAFRRLPASLAVATLIVCTFWGIASGLVGAVVVLMGVIAFNPMLRAGYDVKLASGVITAGGTLGILIPPSVMIIVYAAVAGQSVVKLYAAAMFPGFFLAFLYLVYVIGWAMINPKIAPPLPEEQTRVPVPEWIKRFATLYSPNLFVGLFKALFAPKKAKTLEIDGKPMGYGAIVQNFLISLVPFLLTAITLGTVWWYVVIHQQVGAAAEAVEGLQQLGSAPVTKELSPSEKGPDTQFYIWFAVSAAVLTAWTARSYLRMGGERFVVLKLLTSSVMPLGILTVVVLGVILFGITTATESAGVGAAGAFILAFHARTLDWKRTKEAVFLTAKTTAMVCWLFVGSALFSAVFAILGGQALLESWVLSLNMSPVQFMILSQAIIFILGWPLEWTEIIIIFVPIFLPMLKHFGIDPVLWGVLVFVNLQAAFLSPPVAMSAFYLKGVAPKHVTLNQIFAGMMPYMLIVILCMVIMYLWPGMTLWLPNYLYGGG; encoded by the coding sequence ATGAGCGATCCCGCACTCGGCCTGTTGATGCTGACGCTCATCGTCGTCGTCATCATGATGGGCTTTGCCACGGCCTTCACGCTGATGGGCCTCGGCATGTTCTTCGGCTTCATCGCCTTCTACGACCCGTCACAGAACTGGACGCACAACAGGGTTTTCGAGCTGATGGTTCAGCGCACCTACGGCGCGATGACCAATGACGTCCTGATCTCCATCCCGCTGTTCGTGCTGATGGGCTATGTGATGGAGCGCGGCGCGCTGGTCGACAAGATGTTCTATTCGATCCAGCTCGCTTTCCGCCGCCTGCCCGCCTCGCTCGCCGTCGCGACCCTGATCGTCTGCACGTTCTGGGGCATCGCCTCTGGGCTCGTCGGCGCGGTGGTGGTGCTGATGGGCGTGATCGCCTTCAACCCGATGCTGCGCGCCGGCTATGACGTGAAACTCGCCTCTGGCGTCATCACCGCGGGCGGCACGCTCGGCATCCTCATCCCGCCCTCGGTGATGATCATCGTCTATGCTGCGGTCGCCGGCCAGTCCGTGGTCAAGCTCTATGCGGCGGCGATGTTTCCCGGCTTCTTCCTGGCGTTCCTCTATCTCGTCTATGTCATCGGCTGGGCGATGATTAACCCGAAGATCGCGCCGCCGCTGCCGGAGGAACAGACCCGCGTCCCCGTGCCTGAATGGATCAAGAGGTTCGCGACACTGTATTCGCCGAACTTATTCGTCGGCTTGTTCAAGGCGTTGTTCGCGCCCAAAAAGGCGAAGACGCTCGAGATCGACGGCAAGCCGATGGGCTATGGCGCGATCGTGCAGAATTTCCTCATTTCGCTGGTGCCGTTCCTGCTGACTGCAATCACGCTCGGCACGGTTTGGTGGTATGTCGTGATCCACCAGCAGGTCGGCGCCGCGGCCGAAGCCGTCGAAGGCCTGCAACAGCTCGGCAGCGCGCCAGTAACGAAGGAATTGTCCCCGTCCGAAAAGGGACCGGACACCCAGTTCTATATCTGGTTCGCGGTATCGGCAGCCGTGCTGACGGCGTGGACGGCGCGCTCTTACTTGCGCATGGGCGGCGAGCGCTTCGTAGTGCTGAAGCTGCTGACGTCGTCGGTGATGCCGCTCGGCATCCTCACCGTCGTGGTGCTGGGCGTGATCCTGTTCGGCATCACGACCGCGACCGAATCCGCCGGCGTCGGCGCCGCCGGCGCCTTCATCCTCGCCTTCCACGCCCGCACGCTCGACTGGAAGCGCACCAAGGAAGCAGTGTTCCTGACCGCAAAGACGACCGCGATGGTGTGCTGGCTGTTCGTCGGTTCCGCGCTGTTCTCGGCGGTGTTCGCCATCCTCGGTGGCCAGGCGCTGCTGGAGAGCTGGGTGCTCTCGCTCAACATGTCGCCGGTGCAGTTCATGATCCTGTCGCAGGCGATCATCTTCATTCTCGGATGGCCGCTGGAGTGGACCGAGATCATCATCATCTTCGTGCCGATCTTCCTGCCGATGCTGAAGCATTTCGGCATCGACCCGGTCCTGTGGGGCGTGCTGGTGTTCGTGAACCTGCAGGCCGCGTTCCTGTCGCCGCCGGTCGCGATGTCGGCGTTCTATCTCAAGGGCGTCGCGCCGAAGCACGTCACGCTCAACCAGATTTTTGCGGGCATGATGCCCTACATGCTGATCGTGATCCTGTGCATGGTGATCATGTATCTCTGGCCCGGCATGACGCTGTGGCTGCCGAACTATCTCTACGGCGGCGGATAG